One segment of Pan paniscus chromosome 20, NHGRI_mPanPan1-v2.0_pri, whole genome shotgun sequence DNA contains the following:
- the DPRX gene encoding divergent paired-related homeobox produces the protein MPGSEDLRKGKDQMHSHRKRTMFTKKQLEDLNILFNENPYPNPSLQKEMASKIDIHPTVLQVWFKNHRAKLKKAKCKHIHQKQETPQPPIAEGGVSTSVGPRNADTLPRLPSAAHPIGLVYTGHRVPSFQLILYPNLKVPANDFIGHRIVHFGCCRDPNIYCLYPILESQVCAPTFHSGSPASSSNESRER, from the exons ATGCCAGGCTCAGAGGATCTTCGTAAAG gCAAGGACCAGATGCATTCACACAGGAAACGAACCATGTTCACTAAGAAGCAACTGGAAGATCTGAACATCTTGTTCAATGAGAACCCATACCCAAACCCCAGCCTTCAGAAAGAAATGGCCTCGAAAATAGACATACACCCAACAGTACTGCAG GTCTGGTTCAAGAATCACAGAGCAAAACTCAAGAAAGCGAAATGCAAGCATATTCATCAAAAACAAGAAACTCCACAACCGCCAATAGCAGAGGGTGGGGTCTCCACCAGTGTCGGCCCGAGAAATGCAGACACACTACCCAGATTGCCCAGCGCTGCTCACCCGATCGGCCTGGTGTACACGGGTCATCGAGTCCCCTCGTTCCAGCTCATCCTGTACCCCAACCTCAAGGTCCCTGCAAATGACTTCATTGGCCACAGAATAGTCCATTTTGGCTGCTGCCGAGATCCTAATATATACTGCCTCTACCCCATTTTGGAATCCCAAGTTTGCGCTCCAACCTTCCATTCTGGCTCTCCTGCCAGTTCATCTAACGAAAGTCGAGAGAGATGA